CTCAAAGCCCTCGACGCCACCACCCGCTTCCAAGCCGGCCTCCGCGCCGGGCAACAGGGGCTGCTCGTCTAGTCGCCTTCTAGTTCAGTCGGTTACGTCCGCCACGGTGGCGCTCAGGGCCTTCGTCAGGGCCTCGGCCTCCACCGTGATTCCCACCCCATGATCCCCACCGCCGATCGAGATGGTGCCGGTGATCCGCTCGTCCGCGATCACCGGCCAGTCGCGCGTGCTCCCGAGCGGCGTGATCGTCCCGCGGACGTAGCCGGTGACGTCGAACGCCGTGTCCTTGTCCGGCATCGAGATCCGGTTCACGCCGAGCAGCGTCCGCAGCTTCGGCCACGCGATCTCGCGGTCGCCCGGCACCAGTACGAACCGGTAGTCGTCGTCGGACAGCCGCACCACGATCGTCTTGATCAGCCGCGCCGGCTCGATGCCGCGCGCCGCTGCGGCCTCCTCCAGCGAGTTCACCCGGCCATGCCTGGTCACCTCGTAGGTGAGCCCCAACTGGTCAGCCGCCTCGGTCGCCTTCGTCACCCGGCTAGTTTTGCACCTTGCTGGGAACGTTCCGGAGCAGGATCGCGAGGATGAGCGTCACCACGAACAGCACGCCCGCCTCTCCGGCGACACCGGTCCACTCGGCCCGGCTCCACGCCGTACCCGCAAGGCCTCCGAAGACCGAGGACCCCAGGTAGAACGAGAAGAGGTACATGCTCGACGCCTGGCCGGTCCCGACCCCGCTGGCATGCGCCCGGGCAGGCACCCAGCCGCTGGCGACCCCGTGCACTGCGAAGAAGCCTGCGGTCATCACAGCCAGCCCCAGCACGATCAGCGGCAGCGGAGCCGCCAGAGTGATCGCCACACCGGCCAGCGTGATCAGACACCCGACCGGCACCACGGCTCGCCGCCCATACCGATCCGCGAGCGTCCCAGCCGTAGCCGACCCGGCTGACCCGAGGAGATACACGCAGAAGACCAGTCCGGCCGCACCGGCGCTCAGCTCGTACGGCGAACCTGACAGCCGGAAGACCGCCCCGTTGTAGACAGCCACGAAAGCGCCGACCGCTGTCGCAGCGATCCCGTACAGCGCGAGCAGCGCCGGGTCACGCAGTACGCGGAACAGGTCGTGTGGCCGCGCGGCGCTCGGGTGGAAGTTCTGCGACGCAGGCAGCAACAGCCAGACGACAGCCGCGCACAGTACGCCGACCACGGCGATCCCGGCGGTCGCGAACCGCCACCCGCCGACGTCCGACAGCCCGCCTGCGATGAGGCGTCCCGCCATACCGCCAACCGCCGTACCCGCGATGTAGAGGCCGCTGGCGCGCGCGTGGCTGTCCTGGTGCACCTCCTCGCGCAGGTACGCCATAGCGACCGCCGGCAGCCCGGCCATCGCGATGCCTTGCAGGCCGCGCAGCGCGAGCAACAGGTGCCACGTCGGCGCGAACGCACTGAGCAGCGCGAACACCGACGTCGCAGCGACCGACCAGCGCATCAGATTGGTCCGGCCGAGCACCTCGGACGCCGGACCGGCGACCAGCAACGCCAGACCGAGACCGAAGGTCGCGAACGACACGCTGAACGCGCTCTGGCTGGGCGAGACGTGGAACGCATCAACCAGCTGGGGCAGCAGCGGCTGCGTGCTGTAGAGGAGAGCGAACGTCGCCAGCCCAGCCGCGAACAGTGCGACGGACAGCTTGCGGTACTCCGGGTCTCCGGGCAGGTACCCGGCTTGACGGGCGACGGACTGGTGCATGTCTTCGACGGTCGCACGACTGGAGCGATACGTAAAATGTCGATCTCGGCAGAAATCGATACGCTTCTCGTATGCATGTTGAGGATCTGCGGTGGTTCGTCGTACTCGCGGAGACCGAGCACCTCACCGAGGCGGCCGCGGCACTGGGGACGAGTCAGCCGAATCTGTCCCGGTCGCTGCAGCGGGTCGAGCGGGTGTTCGGGGTGCCCCTGTTCGAGCGGGAGCGTCGCGGCGTACGGCTGAATCCGTACGGCCGGTTGGTGCTGGATGCGGCGCGGGCAGGGACTGCGGCGGTGGATACGGCGAAGCGCCGGATCGACGCGTTGCTCGACCCGGAGTCCGGCACGGTGCGGCTCGCGTTCCTGCACTCGGTCGCGACCAGCCTGCTGCCGGACCTGCTGAAGGCCTTCCGGGCGGTGGCGCCGAACATCGGGTTCGCGCTGCGGCAGGAGCCGGCGCACGACATCGTCCAGGACCTGGAGAGCGGTGAGGCCGAGATCG
This Kribbella sp. NBC_00482 DNA region includes the following protein-coding sequences:
- a CDS encoding MFS transporter — its product is MHQSVARQAGYLPGDPEYRKLSVALFAAGLATFALLYSTQPLLPQLVDAFHVSPSQSAFSVSFATFGLGLALLVAGPASEVLGRTNLMRWSVAATSVFALLSAFAPTWHLLLALRGLQGIAMAGLPAVAMAYLREEVHQDSHARASGLYIAGTAVGGMAGRLIAGGLSDVGGWRFATAGIAVVGVLCAAVVWLLLPASQNFHPSAARPHDLFRVLRDPALLALYGIAATAVGAFVAVYNGAVFRLSGSPYELSAGAAGLVFCVYLLGSAGSATAGTLADRYGRRAVVPVGCLITLAGVAITLAAPLPLIVLGLAVMTAGFFAVHGVASGWVPARAHASGVGTGQASSMYLFSFYLGSSVFGGLAGTAWSRAEWTGVAGEAGVLFVVTLILAILLRNVPSKVQN
- a CDS encoding aminoacyl-tRNA deacylase → MTKATEAADQLGLTYEVTRHGRVNSLEEAAAARGIEPARLIKTIVVRLSDDDYRFVLVPGDREIAWPKLRTLLGVNRISMPDKDTAFDVTGYVRGTITPLGSTRDWPVIADERITGTISIGGGDHGVGITVEAEALTKALSATVADVTD